A single region of the Hoeflea prorocentri genome encodes:
- a CDS encoding glutamine synthetase family protein, with the protein MTESRKDTDLIMVVTSDIAGQLRGKAMPHSAREERSSIGVGWTPTNVFQTSLGPIADTPWGALGDLILRPDFSTLVDLKIPQYGVDECFVMGNVLTLDERRWECCLRGQLASAVETLRRTHGLSVSAAFEHEFHYSGAEGQEGLGYSLEALRRLGSFPNRLMDALNWAGLVPDTFSPEFGPAQCEVTVKPNEALRAADDAVVLREITRAVAVGLDARASFTPIVDPKTVGNGVHVHFSLFDLDGQPVDHDARRPNGVSDKAGSFLAGVLKYMPDFLCMTAPSVASYMRLTPHRWSAAFNNLGVQDREAAVRICPVFKSGADEDVSAKFHFEYRASDAAASPYLLLAAIVRAGTSGLDEALQPPQATGMDLTEAGEAELFEISVSRLPGSLAEALDGLESSDWARSAFGDVLVDTYLRHKRCEVELMQDLSDDEICARYAAVY; encoded by the coding sequence ATGACCGAAAGCCGTAAGGATACCGATCTCATAATGGTGGTCACCAGCGATATCGCCGGCCAGTTGCGTGGCAAGGCGATGCCGCACAGCGCCCGCGAGGAACGCAGCAGCATCGGCGTGGGCTGGACCCCGACGAATGTGTTCCAGACTAGCCTCGGACCGATTGCGGACACGCCCTGGGGTGCTCTCGGCGACCTGATCCTCAGGCCGGACTTTTCCACACTCGTGGATCTGAAAATCCCGCAATACGGTGTGGACGAGTGTTTTGTCATGGGCAACGTTCTCACGCTGGACGAGCGGCGTTGGGAATGCTGCCTGCGCGGCCAACTCGCCAGCGCCGTCGAAACACTGCGCCGGACCCATGGCCTGTCCGTAAGCGCCGCGTTCGAACACGAGTTTCACTATTCGGGTGCAGAAGGTCAGGAGGGGCTTGGCTATTCGCTTGAAGCCTTGCGGCGACTGGGCTCCTTTCCCAACCGCCTGATGGATGCGTTGAACTGGGCCGGCCTTGTGCCGGATACATTTTCGCCGGAATTCGGTCCCGCTCAGTGCGAGGTCACAGTCAAACCCAATGAAGCCCTGCGCGCGGCTGACGATGCGGTTGTCCTGCGTGAAATCACGAGAGCCGTTGCGGTTGGTCTTGATGCACGCGCGAGCTTTACCCCGATTGTCGATCCCAAGACGGTCGGCAATGGCGTTCATGTTCATTTCTCCTTGTTTGATCTCGACGGGCAGCCCGTGGACCACGATGCACGACGGCCGAACGGCGTTTCGGACAAGGCGGGTTCATTCCTTGCCGGAGTTCTCAAATACATGCCTGACTTTCTGTGCATGACGGCGCCCTCCGTTGCCTCCTACATGCGCCTGACCCCGCACCGCTGGAGTGCAGCGTTCAACAATCTCGGTGTTCAGGATCGTGAAGCGGCGGTAAGGATCTGCCCGGTCTTCAAATCCGGCGCCGATGAAGACGTGTCGGCAAAATTTCATTTCGAGTATCGCGCGTCGGACGCCGCCGCGAGCCCCTATCTTCTCTTGGCGGCCATAGTCAGAGCCGGGACGAGCGGCCTTGATGAGGCTTTGCAGCCGCCCCAGGCAACCGGCATGGACCTGACCGAGGCAGGGGAGGCGGAGCTTTTCGAAATCTCGGTGAGCCGGCTGCCGGGCTCGCTGGCAGAAGCGCTGGACGGTCTGGAATCCAGTGACTGGGCGCGCAGCGCGTTCGGGGACGTGCTTGTCGACACATATCTGCGTCACAAACGCTGCGAGGTCGAATTGATGCAGGACCTTTCGGATGATGAGATATGCGCCAGATATGCCGCTGTCTACTGA
- the rpsF gene encoding 30S ribosomal protein S6 codes for MALYEHVFLARQDVSSQQVEALVEQFKGILEANGGSVGRVENWGLKSLSYRMNKNRKAHYTLMDIDAPSAAVQEMERQMRINEDILRYMTIRVDEHEEGPSVMMQKRDDRPRRGDRDDRPRRLREDRS; via the coding sequence ATGGCTTTATACGAACATGTGTTTCTTGCCCGGCAGGACGTTTCCAGCCAGCAGGTCGAGGCCCTTGTTGAGCAGTTCAAGGGAATTCTCGAAGCAAATGGCGGATCGGTCGGGCGCGTTGAGAACTGGGGACTGAAATCCCTGTCTTACCGCATGAACAAAAACCGCAAAGCGCATTACACGCTGATGGACATCGATGCTCCGTCCGCCGCCGTGCAGGAAATGGAACGGCAGATGCGCATCAACGAAGACATCCTGCGCTACATGACCATCCGTGTCGACGAGCACGAAGAAGGCCCTTCGGTCATGATGCAGAAACGCGATGACCGCCCGCGCCGTGGCGACCGTGACGACCGCCCGCGCCGTCTGCGTGAAGATCGCAGTTAG
- the rpsR gene encoding 30S ribosomal protein S18 has product MVDINQIPTRRPFHRRRKTCPFSGANAPKIDYKDVRLLQRYVSERGKIVPSRITAVSQKKQRELAKAIKRARFLGLLPYLVK; this is encoded by the coding sequence ATGGTTGATATCAATCAGATCCCGACGCGGCGTCCGTTCCATCGCCGCCGCAAGACTTGCCCCTTCTCCGGCGCCAATGCGCCGAAGATCGACTACAAGGACGTACGCCTTTTGCAGCGCTACGTTTCGGAACGCGGCAAGATCGTTCCGTCCCGCATCACAGCGGTCAGCCAGAAGAAACAACGTGAACTGGCCAAGGCCATCAAACGTGCCCGTTTCCTCGGCCTGCTGCCCTATCTGGTCAAGTAA
- a CDS encoding DUF2232 domain-containing protein has product MNSSTQSLIVGIVAGLASALLVMGSGSMSALSVMLSAAAVLPVLIAGLGWSNLAGAAAAATGTLVIAAALSPLAAAMVAVTTLAPAAWIAHLSNLARPAEELGGPQGKLAWYPLSDIMLHICGLVSASVIIVGYAVGYGEALVSEIVDSVVTVLDEQNPEIQFDKTRMLEMITPVTRVLPALHAFLWVIILFTAWYIACGIARLSGRAKRPADVIPTGLRMSRLGLLIFGAGLALSFAGGKIGLVGSVISGAFAGGFMLAGLAMLHHRVMNRAWKFAALWMTYTAIIFLFPLPLIVFLFAGLFETARTAPLSTSGPGPDNSNDQTN; this is encoded by the coding sequence ATGAACAGCTCTACGCAGTCACTGATCGTCGGCATTGTCGCCGGACTTGCCTCTGCCCTTCTCGTTATGGGTTCGGGTTCCATGTCCGCGCTTTCCGTCATGCTGTCAGCCGCCGCGGTTTTGCCCGTGCTGATTGCAGGGCTTGGCTGGTCAAACCTCGCAGGTGCCGCTGCCGCAGCGACGGGCACTCTTGTCATCGCCGCCGCACTTTCACCGCTCGCCGCCGCGATGGTTGCGGTGACGACACTGGCTCCGGCTGCATGGATTGCTCATCTGTCAAACCTTGCGCGGCCGGCCGAGGAACTTGGCGGGCCGCAAGGCAAGCTTGCGTGGTATCCGCTGTCGGACATCATGCTGCATATCTGCGGACTTGTGTCGGCATCGGTAATCATCGTCGGCTACGCGGTGGGCTATGGCGAGGCCCTTGTGTCCGAGATTGTCGACAGTGTGGTCACAGTACTCGACGAACAGAATCCAGAGATACAGTTCGACAAAACCCGCATGCTTGAAATGATCACCCCCGTGACTCGGGTGTTGCCGGCCTTGCATGCTTTTTTATGGGTCATCATCCTTTTCACCGCCTGGTATATCGCATGCGGCATCGCCCGGCTCTCCGGGCGCGCCAAGCGGCCCGCGGATGTCATCCCGACAGGTCTGCGCATGTCGCGGCTGGGCCTCTTGATATTCGGCGCCGGTCTGGCGCTCAGCTTTGCCGGCGGCAAAATCGGCCTCGTGGGCTCGGTTATCTCCGGCGCCTTTGCCGGCGGCTTCATGCTGGCCGGCCTTGCCATGCTGCACCACCGGGTCATGAACCGCGCCTGGAAGTTCGCGGCGCTGTGGATGACCTACACCGCCATAATCTTTTTGTTTCCGCTGCCGCTGATTGTTTTCCTCTTTGCAGGACTTTTCGAGACCGCGCGCACGGCCCCCTTATCCACGTCCGGCCCAGGGCCGGACAATTCCAACGATCAAACGAACTGA
- the rplI gene encoding 50S ribosomal protein L9, producing MDVILLERVAKLGQMGDVVKVRDGYARNYLLPKGKALRANDANKARFESERTQLEARNLERRGEAQQIADKLDGKSFIVVRAAGETGQLYGSVAARDVVTILEEEGFSIGRSQVELRTPIKAIGMHEVIISLHAEVEVKVELNVARSADEAERQAKGEDLTSADAIYGTDEEEEVQAEDMFEEGVEFDTAESDAAEETEAEAEAVAEEDATADAGAEPVETAEAEEPKA from the coding sequence ATGGATGTCATTCTTCTCGAACGCGTAGCAAAGCTCGGGCAGATGGGCGATGTCGTGAAAGTACGCGACGGATATGCCCGCAACTACCTGCTGCCCAAGGGTAAGGCGCTGCGCGCCAATGATGCCAACAAGGCACGTTTTGAAAGCGAACGCACCCAGCTTGAGGCACGAAACCTGGAGCGCCGCGGCGAAGCCCAGCAGATCGCCGACAAGCTTGACGGCAAGTCCTTCATCGTCGTGCGCGCCGCCGGCGAAACGGGTCAGCTCTACGGTTCGGTCGCCGCGCGCGACGTCGTCACCATTCTTGAGGAAGAAGGTTTCTCGATCGGCCGCAGTCAGGTGGAGCTTCGCACGCCCATCAAGGCGATCGGAATGCACGAAGTCATCATCTCGCTTCATGCCGAGGTCGAGGTCAAGGTTGAGCTCAACGTTGCCCGTTCGGCCGATGAAGCCGAACGCCAGGCCAAGGGCGAGGATCTGACATCGGCCGATGCCATCTACGGCACGGACGAAGAAGAGGAAGTGCAGGCAGAGGACATGTTCGAGGAAGGTGTCGAATTCGATACGGCGGAATCAGACGCTGCCGAAGAGACTGAGGCGGAAGCAGAAGCGGTTGCGGAGGAAGACGCCACCGCAGACGCCGGCGCGGAGCCAGTTGAGACGGCTGAGGCGGAAGAGCCCAAGGCTTAA
- a CDS encoding cyclopropane-fatty-acyl-phospholipid synthase family protein yields MNRFLAHLVRKLIKTGDLTVTSADGTKLRLGDGTGSPVHLRFKTAEAERAVALDPNLKLGECYMDGDFELEDGSIYQFLELVFKNVRRHKSTPARWVKALEHLRRIPAHLLEWNTLRRSRSNVQHHYDLSGELYDLFLDPDRQYSCAYFEDPSVDLEHAQLAKKRLISSKLIMDREGLRVLDIGSGWGGMGLHLASQFNAKVTGVTLSDEQHAISTQRAREDGFAGQVEFRLLDYRKLHQSFDRIVSVGMFEHVGRRHYSTYFNKCAEMLDEDGVMLLHTIGQSEPPTPTNPFIKKHIFPGGYIPSLSEMLPPIERSGLVVTDIEVLRIHYAETLKAWRTNFLENWDKAKELYDERFCRMWEFYLAGSEIAFRWQDLVVFQIQLAHRPDAVPLTRDYIGRNEHAPHRAKKASESARKKRRAAAK; encoded by the coding sequence GTGAACCGTTTTCTTGCGCATCTTGTACGCAAGCTCATTAAAACCGGCGATCTGACTGTTACGTCCGCCGACGGTACCAAGCTGCGCCTTGGCGATGGTACAGGTTCACCCGTCCATCTCCGTTTTAAGACTGCAGAGGCCGAACGGGCCGTGGCGCTCGATCCCAATCTGAAGCTCGGCGAGTGCTATATGGATGGCGATTTCGAGCTTGAGGACGGCAGCATCTACCAGTTTCTCGAGCTGGTTTTCAAAAATGTCCGCCGGCATAAATCGACCCCGGCCCGGTGGGTCAAGGCGCTGGAGCACCTGCGCCGCATCCCGGCGCATCTTCTGGAATGGAATACGCTTCGCCGTTCGCGCTCCAATGTCCAGCATCACTACGATCTTTCGGGTGAACTTTACGACCTCTTTCTCGATCCGGACCGGCAATATTCCTGTGCCTATTTCGAGGACCCCTCGGTAGACCTGGAACATGCACAACTCGCCAAGAAGCGCCTTATCTCCTCGAAACTGATCATGGATCGCGAGGGGCTGCGTGTTCTCGATATCGGCTCGGGATGGGGTGGCATGGGCCTGCATCTGGCCAGTCAGTTCAATGCCAAGGTAACGGGCGTCACACTGTCAGACGAGCAACATGCCATATCGACCCAACGTGCCCGCGAGGACGGATTTGCCGGTCAGGTTGAGTTCAGACTGCTGGATTACCGCAAACTTCATCAGAGCTTTGACCGGATCGTTTCGGTGGGCATGTTCGAGCATGTCGGACGCAGGCATTACTCAACCTACTTCAACAAATGCGCCGAAATGCTGGATGAAGACGGCGTGATGCTTTTGCACACGATCGGCCAGTCCGAGCCGCCGACCCCGACCAATCCGTTCATCAAGAAGCATATTTTTCCGGGCGGATATATACCGTCACTGTCGGAAATGCTGCCCCCCATTGAGCGATCCGGTCTTGTTGTCACCGATATTGAAGTCCTGCGCATTCATTACGCGGAAACGCTCAAAGCCTGGCGGACAAATTTCCTTGAAAACTGGGACAAGGCGAAAGAGCTCTATGACGAGCGGTTCTGCCGCATGTGGGAATTCTATCTCGCCGGTTCTGAGATCGCCTTCCGTTGGCAGGACCTGGTCGTCTTTCAGATACAGCTCGCCCACAGGCCCGATGCGGTTCCCCTCACCCGCGACTATATCGGCAGGAACGAGCATGCACCGCACCGGGCCAAGAAGGCGAGCGAATCAGCGCGCAAGAAACGCCGGGCTGCGGCCAAGTAA
- a CDS encoding replicative DNA helicase — MSDPARPIGDSDSNDGGGLYREAPGNIEAEQALLGAILVNNDAYYRVSDFLKPQHLHEPLHRKIFEVAGDIIRMGKTANPVTIKTFLPADEKVGDMTVAQYLARLAAEAVTIINAEDYGRAIYDLALRRSLITIGEDMVNIAFDAPLDMPPQNQIEDAERRLFELAETGRYDGGFQSFNDAVALAIDMAGAAYQRDGGLSGISTGISQLDLRMGGLQQSDLIILAGRPGMGKTSLATNIAYNIAKAYQPEVQADGTTKAVNGGVVGFYSLEMSSEQLATRIISEQTEISSSKIRRGEISEADFELLVGCSQEMQKIPFYIDQTGGISIAQLAARARRLKRQRGLDLLVVDYVQLMTGSKKAGDNRVQEITEITTGLKALAKELNVPIVALSQLSRQVENRDDKRPQLSDLRESGSIEQDADVVLFVYREEYYVKNTEPRRTPEEVAGDIKTEEYLRWEEKMVKVRGMADVIVAKQRHGPTGTVTLGFQAEFTRFSDLADNSYLQYSQE, encoded by the coding sequence ATGAGCGATCCGGCACGCCCGATTGGCGATTCTGACAGCAATGATGGCGGCGGGCTCTACCGCGAGGCGCCGGGCAATATCGAGGCCGAACAGGCGCTGCTCGGCGCGATCCTCGTCAATAATGACGCCTATTACCGGGTGTCGGATTTCCTCAAGCCCCAGCATCTGCATGAGCCGCTGCACCGCAAGATCTTCGAGGTGGCTGGCGACATCATTCGCATGGGCAAGACGGCCAACCCGGTCACGATAAAGACCTTCCTGCCGGCGGATGAAAAGGTGGGTGACATGACCGTCGCCCAGTATCTGGCGCGTCTTGCCGCCGAAGCCGTGACGATCATCAACGCGGAAGACTACGGTCGCGCGATCTACGATCTCGCGCTACGCCGGTCACTGATCACCATCGGCGAGGACATGGTCAATATCGCCTTTGACGCGCCGCTTGATATGCCGCCGCAGAATCAGATCGAGGACGCAGAAAGGCGGCTTTTCGAGCTTGCCGAAACCGGGCGTTACGATGGCGGCTTCCAGTCGTTCAACGATGCGGTTGCGCTCGCCATCGACATGGCCGGCGCCGCCTATCAACGGGACGGCGGGCTTTCGGGCATATCCACCGGCATCTCGCAACTCGACCTGCGCATGGGTGGGCTGCAGCAGTCCGACCTGATCATTCTTGCCGGCCGTCCGGGCATGGGAAAGACATCGCTGGCGACGAACATCGCCTATAATATTGCCAAGGCCTATCAGCCGGAGGTTCAGGCGGACGGCACGACCAAGGCGGTCAATGGCGGGGTTGTGGGCTTTTATTCGCTGGAAATGTCGTCTGAACAGCTGGCGACCCGCATCATTTCCGAACAGACGGAAATATCGTCCTCCAAAATCCGTCGCGGCGAGATTTCCGAGGCGGATTTCGAGCTGCTGGTCGGCTGCTCGCAGGAAATGCAGAAGATTCCCTTCTATATCGACCAGACGGGCGGCATCTCCATCGCCCAGTTGGCGGCCCGGGCGCGGCGGCTCAAGCGCCAGCGCGGCCTGGATCTGCTTGTCGTGGACTATGTTCAGCTCATGACCGGCTCAAAAAAAGCCGGCGACAACCGGGTGCAGGAAATCACCGAAATCACCACCGGTCTGAAAGCGTTGGCGAAAGAACTCAATGTGCCGATCGTCGCGCTTTCACAGCTTTCGCGCCAGGTCGAAAACCGCGACGACAAGCGGCCGCAGCTCTCGGACCTTCGCGAATCCGGCTCGATCGAGCAGGACGCCGACGTTGTGCTCTTCGTCTATCGCGAGGAGTATTACGTCAAGAATACCGAGCCGCGCCGCACGCCCGAAGAGGTCGCCGGCGACATCAAGACCGAAGAATATCTGCGCTGGGAAGAAAAGATGGTCAAGGTGCGCGGCATGGCCGATGTCATTGTCGCCAAACAGCGCCACGGTCCAACCGGAACCGTTACGCTGGGCTTCCAGGCCGAATTTACCCGCTTTTCCGACCTTGCGGACAATTCCTACCTGCAATACAGCCAAGAGTGA
- the alr gene encoding alanine racemase produces MTGALNERHNDKDHDIDEGYGARLTIDLQALADNWRVMRDRSHPARCAAVIKADGYGIGAPEVATTLYAAGCRDFFVATAREGAIIRVYAPQARIFVMNCILPGIEETCRAAELVPVLASMEHVAIWTNACIANGDHPCALQVDTGMNRLGITSEEALSIAGDVTRPAGFSPVLLMSHLACGDTPDHPLNHHQLEAFRAAVGAFDGVEASLSNSAGVLLGPEYRFDLTRPGIMLFGGSVGDGVNTITRPVVTAEARIITIRHAKRGETVSYGATVTLERDSRIAICSIGYADGYPRSLSGSGVPLRNAVRDGAHAFAAGQRLPLLGRVTMDMTAFDITDLPDNTLRAGDFVELFGKNVALDDVARAGGTIGYELLTSLGQRYRRHCLPAENED; encoded by the coding sequence TTGACCGGCGCATTGAACGAACGGCACAACGATAAAGACCACGACATCGATGAAGGGTACGGCGCGCGCCTGACGATTGACCTGCAGGCGCTTGCAGACAACTGGCGTGTGATGCGCGACCGGTCCCACCCTGCCCGCTGCGCGGCTGTCATCAAGGCCGATGGTTACGGGATTGGCGCACCGGAGGTGGCCACCACGCTTTACGCCGCCGGATGCCGGGATTTCTTCGTTGCAACGGCGCGCGAGGGAGCCATCATCAGGGTCTATGCTCCGCAGGCGCGCATATTCGTGATGAACTGTATTTTGCCCGGGATCGAGGAGACCTGCCGGGCCGCCGAACTCGTTCCGGTTCTGGCATCCATGGAACATGTCGCGATCTGGACCAATGCCTGTATCGCCAACGGCGACCATCCGTGCGCGCTGCAGGTCGATACCGGTATGAACCGATTGGGCATCACCAGCGAGGAGGCACTGTCGATCGCCGGTGACGTCACCCGCCCGGCTGGCTTTTCCCCGGTCTTGCTGATGAGTCACCTTGCCTGCGGGGACACGCCCGATCATCCGCTCAACCATCATCAGCTTGAAGCGTTTCGGGCTGCCGTCGGTGCTTTCGACGGCGTCGAGGCAAGCCTGAGCAACTCCGCCGGCGTTCTGCTGGGCCCTGAATACAGGTTTGATCTGACCCGGCCCGGTATAATGCTCTTCGGAGGATCAGTTGGTGACGGCGTCAATACGATCACACGACCGGTGGTCACTGCGGAGGCCCGCATCATAACGATCCGCCATGCCAAACGTGGAGAAACGGTCAGTTACGGCGCCACCGTGACGCTTGAGCGCGACAGTCGTATCGCCATCTGTTCGATCGGCTATGCGGACGGATATCCGCGCTCACTCTCCGGCAGCGGCGTGCCCTTGCGCAATGCGGTGCGTGACGGCGCCCACGCTTTTGCCGCAGGGCAGCGCCTGCCCCTTCTGGGCCGTGTAACGATGGACATGACGGCCTTTGACATTACCGACCTGCCGGACAACACGCTGCGAGCGGGCGATTTCGTTGAACTGTTCGGCAAGAATGTCGCTCTCGACGACGTGGCACGGGCCGGCGGCACCATCGGCTATGAACTCCTGACGTCGCTTGGTCAGCGCTATCGGCGGCATTGCCTGCCGGCTGAAAACGAGGATTGA
- the radA gene encoding DNA repair protein RadA has protein sequence MARSKPQFICQNCGTVHTRWAGKCDGCGEWNTIVEEDTTGGIASGPGKPRTKGKPVALTSLSGDIEDAPRIETGIAELDRVTGGGFVRGSALLVGGDPGIGKSTLLMQAAAALARKSHKVIYVSGEEAVAQIRLRAQRLGAADTDVKLAAETNVEDILATMTKEKRPDLVIIDSIQTLWSDMAESAPGTVTQVRTGAQAMIRFAKKTGAAVVLVGHVTKEGQIAGPRVVEHMVDAVLYFEGDRGHHYRILRTVKNRFGPTDEIGVFEMSSKGLREVANPSELFLGERNEKAPGASVFAGMEGTRPVLVEVQALVAPSPLGTPRRAVVGWDSARLSMIIAVLEAHCGVRLGQHDVYLNVAGGYRISEPAADLAVASALVSSLAGLALAADCVYFGEISLSGAVRPVAHTAQRLKEAEKLGFGHAVLPKGSADLPKSANGSWKTVDALADLVVEIAGSRAKLDEGE, from the coding sequence ATGGCGCGCTCGAAACCCCAATTCATCTGCCAGAACTGCGGCACAGTCCACACCCGCTGGGCCGGCAAGTGCGACGGCTGCGGCGAATGGAATACGATCGTCGAGGAAGATACGACGGGCGGCATTGCCAGCGGTCCGGGAAAGCCGCGCACGAAGGGCAAACCGGTGGCCCTTACCTCTTTGTCGGGCGACATTGAGGACGCACCGCGCATCGAAACAGGCATTGCGGAGCTGGACCGTGTCACCGGCGGCGGCTTCGTTCGCGGTTCGGCTCTCCTCGTGGGGGGCGACCCAGGCATCGGCAAGTCGACGCTTTTAATGCAGGCAGCAGCAGCCCTGGCGCGAAAGTCCCACAAGGTTATCTATGTGTCCGGCGAGGAGGCGGTGGCGCAGATCCGCCTGCGAGCGCAGCGGCTGGGCGCAGCCGACACCGACGTCAAGCTGGCGGCCGAAACCAATGTTGAGGATATCCTCGCGACAATGACAAAGGAAAAGCGCCCCGATCTCGTCATTATCGATTCCATCCAGACGTTGTGGAGCGACATGGCCGAATCGGCCCCCGGGACGGTGACCCAGGTGCGTACCGGCGCTCAGGCGATGATCCGATTCGCCAAGAAAACCGGCGCGGCGGTTGTCCTGGTCGGCCATGTGACCAAGGAAGGTCAGATCGCCGGTCCGCGGGTCGTCGAGCATATGGTCGATGCAGTGCTCTATTTCGAGGGCGACCGCGGACACCATTACCGGATCCTGAGGACCGTGAAGAACCGGTTCGGCCCGACCGACGAAATCGGCGTTTTCGAAATGTCCAGCAAGGGTTTGCGTGAAGTCGCCAATCCGTCAGAGCTTTTCCTTGGAGAACGCAACGAAAAAGCCCCCGGCGCTTCGGTTTTTGCCGGCATGGAAGGAACACGACCGGTTCTGGTCGAAGTGCAGGCGCTGGTCGCCCCCTCGCCTCTCGGGACCCCGCGCCGCGCTGTCGTCGGCTGGGATTCAGCCCGGCTTTCCATGATCATTGCCGTATTGGAGGCCCATTGTGGCGTGCGGCTCGGCCAGCACGACGTCTATCTCAATGTTGCAGGCGGTTACAGGATTTCAGAGCCTGCGGCCGACCTTGCGGTTGCTTCTGCACTGGTTTCATCACTCGCCGGTCTTGCTCTTGCGGCCGATTGCGTCTATTTCGGCGAGATAAGCCTGTCCGGCGCGGTCCGGCCCGTCGCCCATACCGCGCAACGCCTCAAAGAGGCTGAGAAATTGGGGTTCGGTCATGCCGTCCTGCCGAAAGGTTCGGCGGATCTTCCGAAAAGCGCCAATGGGAGTTGGAAAACCGTCGATGCCCTGGCCGATCTTGTCGTCGAAATCGCCGGATCGCGAGCAAAGCTCGATGAAGGCGAATAA
- a CDS encoding CvpA family protein, producing the protein MPITILDGILIGVTLFSAVLAMVRGFSREVLSVASWIAAAFAAYYFYPLLAPYALEYTDREAIANVASAGIIFLIALILVTVLTMRIADFVIDSRIGALDRTLGFLFGAARGILLVTVAMLFFNWLVLGPQQPAWVAQAKSKPLLDSLGEQLVAILPEDVDTTILDRLKGLSGDDAGSDQEARIRGTQNDHRT; encoded by the coding sequence ATGCCAATCACCATACTTGATGGAATCCTTATCGGCGTGACGCTGTTCTCGGCCGTGCTCGCCATGGTCCGGGGCTTTTCCAGGGAGGTGCTTTCCGTTGCCTCCTGGATCGCAGCGGCCTTTGCCGCCTACTATTTCTATCCACTGCTCGCGCCCTACGCGCTGGAATATACGGACCGCGAAGCCATCGCGAATGTGGCCTCCGCGGGGATAATTTTCCTGATCGCGCTGATCCTCGTCACCGTGCTGACTATGCGCATCGCGGACTTTGTCATCGACAGCCGGATCGGCGCGCTCGATCGCACGCTCGGCTTCCTGTTCGGAGCCGCCCGCGGCATCCTGCTCGTGACCGTCGCGATGTTGTTTTTCAATTGGCTGGTCCTGGGGCCACAGCAACCGGCCTGGGTGGCGCAGGCAAAATCCAAACCGTTGCTGGATTCTCTCGGCGAGCAGCTCGTGGCCATTTTGCCTGAGGATGTGGACACCACGATCCTCGACCGGCTGAAAGGGCTGAGCGGCGATGATGCAGGAAGTGACCAGGAGGCCCGTATCCGTGGCACACAAAACGATCACAGAACCTGA